The Bacteroides fragilis NCTC 9343 genome includes the window ACCACAGTATTTCCTGAATATCGACCGCGATAAAGTACAGTTTATGGGCATTCAGTTGGATAACGTATTCTCTACACTGAGTTATTATATGGGAGCGGCCTATGTCAATGACTTTGTTCAATTCGGACGTATCTATCAGGTAAAGATAGAGGCCGGAGAACAAGCTCAAAAAGTAATTGACGACGTGCTGAAACTCAGCGTCCCCAACGCCAAAGGAGATATGGTCCCATTTTCATCCTTTACCAAAGTCGAAGAGCGCTTGGGGATGGACCAGATCAGCCGTTACAACATGTACTCGACAGCATCTATCACCTGCAACGTGGCTTCGGGAAGCAGTTCGGGTGAGGGAATACAGCAAATGGAAGACCTGATTAAGGACCAACTGGGTAACGAGTTTGGCTACGAATGGACCTCGGTAGCCTATCAGGAGACGCAAGCAGGCAACACAACCACCATCGTATTCATCATGGCATTATTGGTGGCATTCCTGGTACTGGCAGCCCAATACGAAAGCTGGACAAGCCCCTTATCAGCAATTATGGGATTGCCAATGGCTTTATTGGGAGCAATGATAGGTTGTTCTGTCATGGGGACCCCTGTGAGCATTTATACTCAGATCGGCATCATTTTACTGATCGCCCTTTCTGCGAAAAACGGAATCCTCATTGTTGAATTTGCACGCGACTTCCGTGCCGAAGGTAACTCTATTCGCGATGCCGCCTATGAAGCCGGGCATGTCCGGCTGCGTCCGATCCTGATGACCTCTTTTGCATTCGTATTGGGAGTGATGCCTCTTCTGTTCGCCACAGGGGCCGGGGCGCAAAGCCGTATCGCACTCGGCGCAGCTGTTGTTTTCGGTATGGCCCTGAACACGTTACTGGCAACGATATATATCCCGAATTTCTACGAGCTGATGCAAAAGTTCCAGGAAAACGTATTGGATCGCAAGAAAAAGAAATAGTCCTCTATTTCAAGTTCTCTATTGTAAAAAACGTCTTTTTCATTTCACAGCCTATTGTCACCGGACAGAGTTTCGGGTGTCAATAGGCTTCTTTATAGTTGTCAAAAAGTCAACCAAGCATTTTCATCTTAGCGCCATACCGATACAATGAAAATTAGCTTTTGAAACAAAAGTATTGATTACAAGCCGTTTATTATACGAACAATCCATCATTACGAAGTTAACTTTAATAGTGTGTTAAAGTTAACTTCGTAATGATAAACAATTAACTTCTTGCATTTACGATATTAACTTCCTGGAAAGAGGATAATAGATGCCGGAAAGAGTCATTAACATTGTTAATTTTATAAAGCGTCATAATCCGGAATATCCGACAGAAACGAATAACTTTGAGTATCATAATCCATCCGGCAACAATAGTGTTGCATCCCATTACTGACAACCAGATAATCAACTTTCAAAACCATATTATAGCGGGTGATCTGATCAAAAACAGCCTGCGTAATCTCAATGTGGGGAGCTTTATATTCAACAATCATTCTGGCACTAAGATCGCGTTTGTATAGCACTGTGTCACATCGTTTTTTAGTCCCGTTCAGGTTCAGCAGCACTTCATTTGCCATCAAAGACGACGGATACCCCTTATGAACAATAAGAAAGTGTACAAAGTGCTGACGGACCCATTCTTCAGGGGTCAATGCGACATAACGACGGCGAATCACATCGAAAATAACATTTTTTCCATTTCGAGTGGCGATTTTAGTGTCAAATACTGGTAGGTTTAACGATAACATTTACTATTTTTGTAAGTTAAATAATGGCTTCCTGCTATTGGAAGCACAAATTTAATGGAATCTTATGAAAACAAAGCAAGAAATCGTAGCTAATTGGCTACCCCGTTACACCAAACGTAACCTGGAAGACTTTGGAGAGTATATCCTGTTGACTAACTTCAACAAGTATGTAGAAATATTTGCAGAGAAATTTAATGTTCCCATTTTGGGTAAAGACGCCAATATGATCTCTGCCAGTGCAGAAGGAATCACAATCATCAACTTTGGCATGGGAAGTCCCAATGCCGCCATAATTATGGATCTGCTGAGTGCCATCTCTCCAAAAGCCTGCCTGTTTCTGGGAAAATGTGGCGGAATCGATAAAAAAAATAAAATAGGTGACCTGATTCTGCCAATTGCCGCTATCCGCGGTGAAGGTACCTCAAACGACTATTTCCCGCCGGAGGTTCCGTCCCTGCCGGCATTTATGCTGCAGCGTGCCGTATCATCGGCTATCCGTGACTATGCTCGCGATTATTGGACAGGAACAGTCTATACAACCAACCGCCGTATTTGGGAGCATGATGACACCTTTAAAGAGTATCTGAAAAGAACTCGTGCAATGGCAGTTGATATGGAAACGGCAACTCTGTTCAGTTGCGGTTTTGCCAATCATATCCCGACCGGAGCTTTACTACTCGTATCCGACCAGCCTATGATTCCGGAAGGAGTGAAAACTGATAAAAGCGACAACATCGTTACCAAAAACTATGTAGAGGAGCATGTAGAGATAGGCATCGCCTCGCTACGAATGATCATTGATGAAAAGAAAACTGTAAAACACCTGAAATTCGACTGGTAACGCCACACTTATATTTATATGGCCAAACAAGAACTGACTTGCGATGACATCCTCAAAGAACTGAGGGCCAAGCAATATCGTCCCATCTACTATTTGATGGGAGAAGAATCGTATTATATCGACTTAATAGCCGATTACATTACCGACAACGTACTGACGGATACTGAGAAAGAGTTTAACCTGACCGTAGTATATGGTGCAGATGTGGATGTGGCGACTGTGATTAATGCCGCTAAGCGCTACCCGATGATGTCAGAACATCAGGTAGTGATAGTAAAAGAGGCACAAGCCATCCGCAATATAGAAGAACTATCTTATTACCTGCAAAAACCGTTAAACTCAACAATATTAGTGGTTTGTCATAAACATGGCGCTCTGGACCGCAGAAAGAAGTTAGCTGCAGAAATTGAAAAAACAGGTATTCTTTTCGAATCCAAAAAGATAAAAGAAGCACAGCTGCCTGCATTTATCAGTTCATATATGAAACGTAAAGGGATAGACATGGAGCCTAAAGCTACCGCAATGTTAGCTGATTTTGTGGGTACGGATCTTAGCCGTTTGACGGGTGAACTGGAAAAACTGATCATCACATTACCCGGCGGTCAGAAACGCGTAACTCCTGAACAAATAGAGAAAAACATAGGGATAAGTAAAGACTATAATAATTTTGAATTGCGTAGTGCACTGGTCGAAAAGGATGTACTCAAGGCCAATAAAATAATAAAATACTTTGAAGAAAATCCTAAAACAAATCCGATACAAATGACGCTTTCTTTACTATTCAACTTTTACTCAAACCTAATGTTGGCCTACTATGCACCGGATAAATCAGAACAGGGAGTGGCTACCATGTTAGGGCTTAAAACCCCGTGGCAGGCCCGCGATTACCTGACGGCAATGCGGAAATACACTGGAGTGAAGACAATGCAAATTGTAGGAGAAATACGATATGCAGACGCAAAATCGAAAGGTGTAGGCAATACCTCGATAAGCGATGGAGATATTCTTCGTGAATTAGTATTCAAGATTCTTCATTAAAAAACAATTTATTTCAGTATCTGCTCCCTATATCATACTTTTACCAATATCGAAGTGTGGTATGGGGAGTAAATGTATCCTCCGTAATCAAATACCTTCTTCTCTGGTGGTAACTAACCTATTTTTTTACATTCTTACTTAGCCTTTTGTTATTCTGCCTCCTTAATGCCGAACCTAATCAAAATAAGGGTCTATTTCCCATAAAATAGATTTCTCAGTAAAAGCAGTATGATACATTCCTTATCCCAAAGGCAGAAAAGGATAAAAAGAATACAACACATACTATATAATAGAAACACAATGAAGCTAACCCTTATTGAAGATACCAATGAATATTCATAGCCTTATCATGATGCTAACAGAATATCATAACCTGTATCATAATGTCATTTTCATACATAAAGTATCTATATTTTCTGGAATAGAAAAAAAATCAGCCTAACAAAACGCACATATAATACTGTAGATCAATTATTTATAATAAATTAAAGCCTCTCAGAATTGAATAATTTCATTTAAACGGGCATTTATATGGAAATAATGCAATATTTTGGCATTATAGCCTATATGTAAAACTATGAGTGACAAATTTTACTTGAAGGGTTCTCCAGTGACAAGAAAAAATAGATAAATATCTACTATTTGTTGCATATTTAACGATAGGATATGACAGCTGTGAAGTATGTATGTAACACAATATACATTCACAAAAGTAATATCTTTGTTTTTATACAATAAAATCATGAATTACATTTGTGATTACAGCTTCATTACATATATACATTTACAATTGTGGATGTAATAGGAGAGTGGTTAACACTTATTTTAATACCAGCTAATGATTAAATACTCAATAAGAAAAAAACAATATATCAATCTAATATTCAGGTAATAGTCCAAGATACAGAAACATTTGTGATATAAAGAGTATCAAGGTATATGGTAACGCATAAAAGTGATTGTTTTTCAGACATATACAAGTTTGATATAAACTAAAAATTTAATGGATATTACAATCATACACATCGATACCCAAAATATTAAGAGCAATATATCACACTCTCTTTACAAATCTAAAACATTAATATTATATTTGTAATTTGCTTTTGTGATTTTTATTTTTTACTTTTGTGCGAAGCTAAATAAATGCTTTACTTTTGTGAATCAACTAATAAGTCATACATTTGTAAATCTTCAAAGGATATGGAAATAAAAGATAGGATTAAAATTATCATGGAAAAAGAGAATATGGCTTCCGGTGCTTTCGCCGAAAGCATAGGTATTCAGCAATCCACTCTCTCTCATATTTTGAATGGGCGGAACAACCCCAGTTTGGATGTTATTATGAAAGTACATCAGAAATATAACTATGTAAAATTGGAATGGCTGTTGTATGGGCAAGGCAATATATCCGAAGAAAGCATCCAATCAGCTTCTGATTTTCAACCTTCCTTATTTGCTGAGAATGCCATAATTCCGCCCAACGGGACAGTTACTCCGGAAAATCGCAGGGAAATGCCGTTAGAAAGTTCCCAAAACACCCCGAAAGAGATTGTAAAACAAGAAATTAGATACATAGAAAAGCCTTCCAGAAAAATAACTGAAATAAGAATTTTCTTCGATGATAATACGTATGAGACATTCAGAGGAGAAAAATAAGACAGATAAATCACTGTTTGCACAATTTCCCGTATCTTTGCAGGACGAATACGAATTTACTTTCAACAATACATGAAAAAATTTATTTTAGACCTGACAGTAACTGAGAATCTCAGATTGCATACCAACTATGTGCTGCTGAAATTGACCTCTCAGACCGTCCTCCCGGAAATGCTACCGGGACAGTTTGCGGAAATTCGGATAGATGGTTCACCCACCACTTTCCTGCGTCGCCCCATTTCTATTAATTATGTAGACAGACAACGCAACGAAGTATGGTTTCTGATCCAACTTGTAGGTGATGGAACAAAACGTCTTGCGCAAGTAAATCGAGGAGAGATTATCAATGTAGTACTCCCACTCGGAAATAGCTTCACAATGCCCGAAAAGCCTTCTGATAAGCTATTATTAGTGGGCGGAGGTGTAGGGACTGCCCCTATGCTCTACTTGGGTGAACAACTTGCTAAAAACGGCAGTAAACCAACATTTCTTTTGGGGGCACGCAGCAACAAAGATCTGCTCCAATTAGAAGATTTTGCCGCTTACGGAGAGGTCTATACTACAACCGAAGACGGCAGCCATGGAGAAAAGGGATATGTGACCCAACATTCCATACTGAATAAAATAAAATTCGAGCAGATTTATACATGTGGCCCGAAACCCATGATGATGGCAGTAGCCAAATATGCCAAAGGTAATGATATCAATTGCGAAGTATCATTGGAAAATACAATGGCATGTGGCATAGGAGCCTGCCTCTGTTGCGTTGAAAACACCACAGAGGGGCATTTGTGCGTTTGTAAAGAAGGTCCTGTTTTCAATATAAATAAACTATTATGGCAGATTTAAGTGTAAACATTGGTAAACTACAAATGAAGAACCCGGTAATGACAGCTTCGGGTACATTTGGATATGGTGAGGAATTTGCGGATTTTATTGATATAACGCGAATAGGCGGTATCATTGTAAAGGGTACTACTCTTCACAAACGTGAAGGTAACCCGTATCCCCGCATGGCAGAGACCCCTTCCGGTATGTTAAACGCTGTAGGACTGCAAAATAAGGGTGTAGAATATTTCTCAAATCACATTTATCCCCGTATCAAAGACATTCAGACCCACATGATTGTGAATGTTTCCGGATCAGCCATTGAAGACTATGTAAAGACTGCAGAGATCATTAATGAACTTGACAAAATTCCTGCTATCGAATTAAACATCTCTTGTCCTAATGTAAAACAAGGAGGTATGGCATTTGGGGTGACAACTAAAGGAGTATCAGAAGTTGTACAAGCAGTGCGTTCTGCTTACAAAAAGACACTTATCGTCAAGCTATCTCCCAACGTTACAGATATAGCAGAAATGGCACGGGCAGCCGAGGCCAACGGCGCCGATAGTGTATCATTAATCAATACATTGCTGGGAATGGCCATCGATGCTGAGCGCAAACGCCCCATCCTTTCAACAGTGACAGGTGGCATGTCCGGTGCAGCAGTAAAACCCATCGCACTAAGAATGGTGTGGCAAGTTGCTAAAGCAGTAAATATTCCGGTCATAGGACTAGGCGGTATCATGAATTGGAAAGATGCTGTCGAGTTCATGCTTGCAGGTGCTTCAGCCATACAGATTGGTACGGCAAATTTCATAGATCCGGCTATCACCATCAAAGTTATAGATGGTATAAACGATTACCTGGAAAGACACGGATGCAAGTCTGTTTCTGAAATTATAGGTGCACTTGAGGTATAGTCAAAAACACATCATACCCCTTCGCTGCAGTTTGACTTTAAAATGCTATCCAAATGCGGATACGCTTATCTCAGTCTGCTCACGGAACCAATCGAAGCACCCCGGACCGGAAAGTATGAGTTTGCTCAAAGACTATTCCTTTTATTAATAATATATTTCATAAAAAAAGAATGCCTTTCTCCATTAGAAAGGCATTCTTTTTTATATACAACATAAGTTAATCTTCCAACAGATCCGGACGCAGTCTCCTAGTACGTTCCAACGACTGTTGGAGTTCCCATTCCTTAATCTTCGCTTCGTGCCCTGAAAGCAGAATCTCGGGTACTTTCCACCCCTTATATTCTGCCGGACGAGTATAAACAGGTGCCGCCAACAAATTATCCTGGAAAGAATCAGAAAGGGCGGACTGTTCATCAGAAATCACACCCGGAATAATTCGAACGATAGCATCCGCCATAACGGCGGCAGCCAATTCACCGCCGGTCAAAACATAATCTCCAATACTGATTTCTTTTGTGATCAAATGCTCCCGGATGCGATAATCGATACCTTTAAAATGCCCGCATAAAATGATAAGATTACCGGATAAAGACAAACTATTAGCCATCTTCTGATCAAACTGCTCTCCATCAGGTGTGGTAAATATCACTTCATCATAATCACGCTCTGCTTTCAGGGTATTAATACACCGTTCAATAGGTTCTATCTTCATCACCATACCGGCAAAACCTCCAAATGGATAGTCATCCACCCGGCGATACTTGTCTTCGGTATAATCACGTAAATTGTGAATATGAATTTCAGCGAGTCCTTTGTCCTGGGCCCGTTTCATAATAGAACAATTGAAAAAGCCCTCAATCATTTCGGGCAAAACCGTTATAATATCGATACGCATAATCTTTAATTTTTCGCAAAAGTACAAATATTTGAAGAGAAACCCGTATTTTTGCCTAAAACAATCCTAAGAATATATGACTGTAAAAGAAAAAATAGAGCAACTCCGTCTCCAACTCCATCAGCATAATTACAATTATTATGTGCTGAATGCCCCGGAAATCTCAGATAAAGAATTCGACGATTTAATGAGGGAACTTCAGGACCTGGAACAGGAACATCCGGAATATAAAGACGAAAACTCACCTACTATGCGTGTAGGTAGCGATATCAATAAGAATTTTACCCAAGTAGCGCACAAATATCCGATGCTTTCATTGTCGAATACATATTCGGAGAATGAAGTAACCGACTTCTATGACAGAGTGCGTAAAGCTTTGAATGAAGATTTTGAGATTTGTTGCGAGATGAAGTATGATGGTACCTCTATCTCCTTAACTTACGAAAATGGTAAACTGATCCGCGCGGTAACCCGCGGTGACGGTGAAAAAGGGGACGATGTAACAGACAACGTAAAGACCATTCGGAGTATTCCTCTCGTCCTACATGGAGATAATTATCCGGAAGTTTTCGAAATTCGTGGAGAAATCTTGATGCCATGGGAAGTTTTCGAAGCATTAAACCGGGAAAAAGAGGCCCGCGAAGAACCTCTCTTTGCAAATCCGAGAAATGCCGCATCGGGAACATTGAAATTACAAAATTCCGCCATCGTGGCTTCCCGTAAGCTGGATGCCTATCTCTATTATCTGCTTGGCGATAATCTGCCGACTGACGGACATTATGAAAATCTGCAGGAAGCAGCCAAATGGGGATTTAAGATTTCCCCGTTAATGCGTAAGTGCCAGACACTACAAGAAGTCTTCGACTTTATCAACTATTGGGACGTAGAGCGCAAAAACCTGAACGTTGCTACAGACGGAATCGTACTGAAAGTAAACAGCCTCAAGCAGCAAAGGAATCTTGGGTTCACAGCCAAGTCTCCCCGCTGGGCCATTGCCTATAAATTTCAGGCTGAACGTGCACTGACCCGCTTGAACATGGTAACCTATCAGGTAGGGAGAACCGGCGCCGTAACACCGGTAGCCAATCTCGACCCGGTACAACTTTCGGGCACAGTAGTGAAACGCGCATCATTGCATAATGCGGATATCATTGAAGGACTCGATTTGCATATAGGCGATATGGTCTACGTAGAAAAGGGAGGAGAAATCATCCCCAAAATAACCGGTGTGGATACGTCGGTCCGCTTCATGATCGGTGAAAAGGTAAAATTCATCACTCACTGTCCGGAATGTGGCAGTAAGCTGATAAGATACGAAGGAGAAGCCGCCCATTATTGTCCGAATGAGACCGCCTGTCCACCACAAATCAAAGGAAAAATAGAGCACTTCATCAGCCGGAAAGCAATGAATATAGACGGATTAGGACCTGAAACCGTTGACATGTTCTACCGTTTAGGACTGATTCATGACACAGCCGACCTCTATCAACTGACGACAGATGACATCAGAGGCTTGGACCGTATGGGAGACAAATCTGCGGAAAACATCATTAAAGGAATCATGCAAAGCAAAGAGGTACCTTTTGAAAGAGTAATTTTTGCATTAGGTATTCGTTTTGTAGGCGAAACGGTAGCTAAAAAAATAGCCAAATCTTTTAAAGACATAGAAGAGTTGGAAAATGCAGATCTGGAAACTCTGATCAATATCGATGAAATCGGTGAAAAAATAGCTCGGAGTATCCTTAACTACTTTGCGAATGAATCAAATCGTAAATTGGTGGACCGATTAAAAACAGCAGGATTGCAACTATACAGACCTGAAGAAGACTTGAGCGGACATACCGATAAATTGGCCGGACAATCCATTGTCATCAGTGGAGTATTCACCCACCATTCAAGAGATGAATACAAGGATCTTATCGAAAAACACGGTGGCAAGAACGTGGGAAGCATCTCTTCTAAAACCAGTTTTATTCTGGCCGGAGACAATATGGGACCTGCGAAATTAGAAAAAGCAAGTAAACTGGGAATTAAAATAATGAACGAAGAGGAATTTTTAAAGCTTATATCGTAACATTTTTCTGCAATAATCTTATTTTATATATTATTATTGCTGTAAAAAAAGAAAATATTCGTACTTTTGCGAGCAAAATATTTAGAGATTATTATTAATACTCATGATACAGACTAGATTGAAAGGAATGGGGGTAGCGCTGATTACTCCTTTCAAAGAGGATGAAAGCGTTGATTACGATGCGTTAATGCGACTGGTAGACTATCTGCTGCAAAATAATGCAGATTTTCTGTGTGTGCTGGGAACTACAGCCGAAACTCCGACCTTGAGTGAAGAAGAAAAAAAGAAAATCAAAAAGATGGTAATCGACCGTGTCAACGGAAGAATCCCCATCCTGCTGGGAGTCGGAAGTAACAATACACGCGCAGTTGTAGAGACACTCAAAAACGACGATTTCACCGGAGTAGATGCTATCTTATCCGTTGTCCCTTACTACAATAAACCCTCACAAGAAGGAATTTATCAGCACTATAAAGCAATTGCAAGCGCTACAGAGCTTCCCATCGTATTATATAATGTTCCGGGACGTACAGGAGTTAATATGACCGCAGAGACCACTTTGCGCATTGCTAAGGACTTTCAGAATGTTATAGCCATTAAAGAGGCTTCTGGTAATATCACCCAGATGGATGATATCATTAAAAACAAACCGGCTAACTTTGACGTTATTTCCGGAGATGACGGTATTACTTTCCCGCTGATTACATTGGGAGCCGTAGGAGTCATTTCGGTTATTGGAAACGCCTTTCCACGTGAATTCAGCAGAATGACCCGTTTGGCGCTGCAGGGCGACTTTGCCAATGCACTGACCATACACCATAAATTTACGGAACTGTTTAACCTCTTATTTGTAGACGGAAACCCAGCCGGAGTAAAATCCATGTTGAACGCTATGGGAATGATCGAGAATAAACTCCGTTTACCACTAGTACCGACACGCATCACCACATTTGAAGCGATTCGTAAAGTACTCAATGAACTGAATATAAAATGTTAACGACCAAAGTAATCCCGAGGTATCAATAATTTTTTCATCAACTTACGGAATAAAGGAGAGTGCGTCATAACTTACCACAGAATTTTGACATATTCTCCTTTATTTTTCCTAATTCAGCTGAAGCGTCCCATTTAGTATATTTATATGATATTTATTTCTTTGTTGTTTCTAACTTCTCAATAAGTTCTGCCACATTACGCCCATCCATAAGAGCGTGATGACCGGAAATTGAAATTGGAAGCAGGTATGCACCATTCTCTTTTATTAATTTTCCAGTGGAAATGCGCGGTACAGAATCACCTCTGCCAAAAGAAACAGCATGTTTCATCTCTGAAAATGCGAACCAAGGCAAAGCCGAATAGCGGATAAGATCTAACCGGCCTATATTTTCGGAAAAAGACAGGCCAGTACTGTTTTTCACTCTTTCTATTTCTTTTTCAGCATTTTGTATAAATACTTCAAGGTCTGCATCGTATTCAAAAAAACCGAAACCGAATGTTCCATCTTCACGTCCTATGGTAGGTGATAAATGGATAAAATCATATTTCACTACTTGTTCGCCTTCAATGCGTAATTTAAAAGCCTCTACTTCATTTACACATTGCAGCAGAAAATGTACAGAGTACAAAAAGAAAGACTTTTTCTCATCCTTACTTTGATGGTAGGTATTCGTAAAGTCGACCAAAGTAGTGATCCCCAAGAATGGGTCGTCAAAAGCAGAAAAGAATTTAAAATGTTCTTTTCTATTCCAATTTTCTAAATCAATAAGCTGTTTCATGCAGTATATTTATTTTTTCGTTCAGTATATGAATGCCCGATGAAAAATAGACTTTGACACAAAATTACTCCATATCTATAAGTAATGGTGTCATTTACATAGCTTGTAATATTTCCCTCTCTCGTCTCGCCAAGGAAGATACAACAATTTCATACGATTGCTTTACCAGGTCCTTAATCATTTTATCCGGAACGTCTTTATCAAAATAGACACTAATCCAATGTTTTTTATTCATGTGATAGCCCGGTTGTACTCCTTCATATTTGTCTAGCAAATCCTCTATCTGTCCGGCATTACATTTTATATTACAGAAATCGAATGCGTCTATATTCACAAAACAGAACCATTTATCCATTACATAAAAGACGAGTAAATCTCTGTCATATTCAGACGTTGCTTTTTTAAAGGGCATCCGGTCATGCACACCTTTAAATGAAAGGCAATATTCTCTAAATTCTTCTATATTCATAGCCTATTCTTAAATCTTCTCTGCCATATATCCTTGATATTCTGTATTGCAAATATAAGGAAAGTACCGTTTGCAACGAATAGCCAACAATACTTTTTTATTGTTTTTCAATGAGATAAAGCTGTTACAGTTTCATTCTTCTACGCTTTTCCTTTGCTACTGTCGGTATAGAGTAGATAACACCACCATTATAAAATCCCTAAACGTTAAACAAAGTTATATCATACACCTTATAAGGTCACTACATTAATTAAATTTCATACATTTAACAGGTTACTAATAATTTAATATTCAAATAAATGAAAACACTCCTAAATATTAAACTCCATTTATCTAAAAAGAATATATTTACCATCTTAGTTTTTATTCTTGTTTTAGGTGGTACTACCGGTTGCATTCAACACAAATCCGACCAGAAACGACTGCCTGCTCTTTCTTTTACTGTAAATGGAGAGAGCTTTGAAATGATTCCGGTAGAAGGCGGAACCTTTATTATGGGAGGCACAAGTGAGCAAGGTAATGATTGCGAAAACAATGAAAAACCAACGCATGAGGAAACTCTACCGTTCTTTTATATCGGGAAGTATGAAGTTACCCAGAAACTGTGGAAAGCAGTTATGGGGACTGATTTCGATCAATCATACAATTCAGGATGTGAAGATTGTCCGGCAGAGTATATCAGTTGGAATGACACGCAAAAGTTTATAAGCAAATTGAACACCCTTACAAACAAAACATTTCGCCTGCCTACCGATATTGAATGGGAATATGCCGCACGCGGTGGCAAGTATAGTGAAAAATACAAATACAGCGGAAGTAATGATATCGATGAAGTTGCCTGGTATATTGAAAATTATCAAAAAAGTAAATATG containing:
- a CDS encoding dihydroorotate dehydrogenase: MADLSVNIGKLQMKNPVMTASGTFGYGEEFADFIDITRIGGIIVKGTTLHKREGNPYPRMAETPSGMLNAVGLQNKGVEYFSNHIYPRIKDIQTHMIVNVSGSAIEDYVKTAEIINELDKIPAIELNISCPNVKQGGMAFGVTTKGVSEVVQAVRSAYKKTLIVKLSPNVTDIAEMARAAEANGADSVSLINTLLGMAIDAERKRPILSTVTGGMSGAAVKPIALRMVWQVAKAVNIPVIGLGGIMNWKDAVEFMLAGASAIQIGTANFIDPAITIKVIDGINDYLERHGCKSVSEIIGALEV
- a CDS encoding AMP nucleosidase — protein: MKTKQEIVANWLPRYTKRNLEDFGEYILLTNFNKYVEIFAEKFNVPILGKDANMISASAEGITIINFGMGSPNAAIIMDLLSAISPKACLFLGKCGGIDKKNKIGDLILPIAAIRGEGTSNDYFPPEVPSLPAFMLQRAVSSAIRDYARDYWTGTVYTTNRRIWEHDDTFKEYLKRTRAMAVDMETATLFSCGFANHIPTGALLLVSDQPMIPEGVKTDKSDNIVTKNYVEEHVEIGIASLRMIIDEKKTVKHLKFDW
- the holA gene encoding DNA polymerase III subunit delta, with the protein product MAKQELTCDDILKELRAKQYRPIYYLMGEESYYIDLIADYITDNVLTDTEKEFNLTVVYGADVDVATVINAAKRYPMMSEHQVVIVKEAQAIRNIEELSYYLQKPLNSTILVVCHKHGALDRRKKLAAEIEKTGILFESKKIKEAQLPAFISSYMKRKGIDMEPKATAMLADFVGTDLSRLTGELEKLIITLPGGQKRVTPEQIEKNIGISKDYNNFELRSALVEKDVLKANKIIKYFEENPKTNPIQMTLSLLFNFYSNLMLAYYAPDKSEQGVATMLGLKTPWQARDYLTAMRKYTGVKTMQIVGEIRYADAKSKGVGNTSISDGDILRELVFKILH
- a CDS encoding dihydroorotate dehydrogenase electron transfer subunit translates to MKKFILDLTVTENLRLHTNYVLLKLTSQTVLPEMLPGQFAEIRIDGSPTTFLRRPISINYVDRQRNEVWFLIQLVGDGTKRLAQVNRGEIINVVLPLGNSFTMPEKPSDKLLLVGGGVGTAPMLYLGEQLAKNGSKPTFLLGARSNKDLLQLEDFAAYGEVYTTTEDGSHGEKGYVTQHSILNKIKFEQIYTCGPKPMMMAVAKYAKGNDINCEVSLENTMACGIGACLCCVENTTEGHLCVCKEGPVFNINKLLWQI
- the trmD gene encoding tRNA (guanosine(37)-N1)-methyltransferase TrmD, with product MRIDIITVLPEMIEGFFNCSIMKRAQDKGLAEIHIHNLRDYTEDKYRRVDDYPFGGFAGMVMKIEPIERCINTLKAERDYDEVIFTTPDGEQFDQKMANSLSLSGNLIILCGHFKGIDYRIREHLITKEISIGDYVLTGGELAAAVMADAIVRIIPGVISDEQSALSDSFQDNLLAAPVYTRPAEYKGWKVPEILLSGHEAKIKEWELQQSLERTRRLRPDLLED
- a CDS encoding type I restriction enzyme HsdR N-terminal domain-containing protein, giving the protein MLSLNLPVFDTKIATRNGKNVIFDVIRRRYVALTPEEWVRQHFVHFLIVHKGYPSSLMANEVLLNLNGTKKRCDTVLYKRDLSARMIVEYKAPHIEITQAVFDQITRYNMVLKVDYLVVSNGMQHYCCRMDYDTQSYSFLSDIPDYDAL
- a CDS encoding helix-turn-helix domain-containing protein codes for the protein MEIKDRIKIIMEKENMASGAFAESIGIQQSTLSHILNGRNNPSLDVIMKVHQKYNYVKLEWLLYGQGNISEESIQSASDFQPSLFAENAIIPPNGTVTPENRREMPLESSQNTPKEIVKQEIRYIEKPSRKITEIRIFFDDNTYETFRGEK
- the ligA gene encoding NAD-dependent DNA ligase LigA, coding for MTVKEKIEQLRLQLHQHNYNYYVLNAPEISDKEFDDLMRELQDLEQEHPEYKDENSPTMRVGSDINKNFTQVAHKYPMLSLSNTYSENEVTDFYDRVRKALNEDFEICCEMKYDGTSISLTYENGKLIRAVTRGDGEKGDDVTDNVKTIRSIPLVLHGDNYPEVFEIRGEILMPWEVFEALNREKEAREEPLFANPRNAASGTLKLQNSAIVASRKLDAYLYYLLGDNLPTDGHYENLQEAAKWGFKISPLMRKCQTLQEVFDFINYWDVERKNLNVATDGIVLKVNSLKQQRNLGFTAKSPRWAIAYKFQAERALTRLNMVTYQVGRTGAVTPVANLDPVQLSGTVVKRASLHNADIIEGLDLHIGDMVYVEKGGEIIPKITGVDTSVRFMIGEKVKFITHCPECGSKLIRYEGEAAHYCPNETACPPQIKGKIEHFISRKAMNIDGLGPETVDMFYRLGLIHDTADLYQLTTDDIRGLDRMGDKSAENIIKGIMQSKEVPFERVIFALGIRFVGETVAKKIAKSFKDIEELENADLETLINIDEIGEKIARSILNYFANESNRKLVDRLKTAGLQLYRPEEDLSGHTDKLAGQSIVISGVFTHHSRDEYKDLIEKHGGKNVGSISSKTSFILAGDNMGPAKLEKASKLGIKIMNEEEFLKLIS